The following proteins are co-located in the Geoanaerobacter pelophilus genome:
- a CDS encoding tetratricopeptide repeat protein, giving the protein MFPYLQTELTKDSQITLQIMLILGVGILAWSNSFGAPFVFDDLTVIVNNPQIRNLYGFLTDPSYFSASPRRFLGYLSFAINYRVNGLHPLGYHAVNLALHLSAAMLLFALCRIIMCRHQENNQNSQTPTFSAPLAAALLFTVHPVQTQAVTYITQRFTLLATCFYILTLLGYAKARAAQEAGRPRCNGWYAVSICAAGCAMFSKEIAFSVPLAVLLLELVIFAGTVRQRVTALAPFAAMLLIPFCTVGAAAEPELRVAQTLAATGLPSQAHADYVITQAAVFGTYLRLLLLPVKQTLDYNYPHYHSLAAPPVIIGILIITSLLGLSLYLYRRKTRTARLAVFGICWFIAALTVEAVTPLSDVINEHRLYLPTAGAAMTVASVLVLLSKRFAAKPVNMFLMLMVLVLGATTWKRNLVWSDELLLWSDAAAKAPGKARPHYNLGTILSKRGFPEAARQEFMAALAIEPGHARARYNLGVVNGGKGDLEKARRDYQEAIRLAPLLAEAHNSLGVLLSQEGRLDEAMKSYREALRINPAFADARNNLGAALAAKGKLDAALQEFREAVRSDPQNRPYRENLERALEIKHSP; this is encoded by the coding sequence ATGTTTCCATATCTCCAAACCGAACTGACTAAAGACAGCCAGATCACGCTGCAGATAATGCTCATTCTGGGCGTTGGCATTCTTGCCTGGTCCAACAGCTTTGGCGCACCATTTGTCTTTGACGATCTCACGGTCATTGTCAACAATCCCCAGATACGCAACCTCTATGGATTCCTCACAGACCCCTCGTACTTCTCAGCTTCGCCGCGACGCTTTCTCGGTTATCTCTCTTTTGCAATCAATTACCGAGTCAACGGCTTGCACCCACTCGGCTATCATGCCGTAAACTTGGCACTTCATCTTAGCGCAGCCATGCTGCTGTTTGCATTATGTCGCATAATCATGTGCCGGCATCAAGAGAATAATCAGAACAGCCAAACACCTACCTTTTCGGCCCCATTAGCTGCAGCACTTCTCTTCACAGTTCATCCGGTTCAGACCCAGGCAGTTACCTACATTACCCAGCGGTTCACCTTGCTGGCAACTTGCTTTTATATTCTGACGCTCCTCGGTTACGCCAAGGCTCGTGCAGCACAAGAGGCCGGCAGACCCAGGTGCAACGGCTGGTACGCCGTATCGATATGCGCGGCAGGATGCGCCATGTTCTCCAAAGAGATCGCCTTCTCCGTACCGCTTGCCGTGTTGCTCCTGGAACTAGTCATCTTTGCCGGAACCGTCCGGCAAAGAGTTACCGCTCTCGCTCCTTTCGCCGCTATGCTCCTGATCCCCTTCTGTACTGTTGGTGCCGCAGCAGAACCTGAACTAAGGGTAGCACAGACGCTTGCCGCAACAGGATTACCGTCACAGGCTCACGCGGATTATGTGATCACCCAGGCAGCTGTTTTCGGCACCTACCTCCGGCTACTATTATTGCCGGTAAAGCAGACTCTAGATTACAACTACCCTCATTACCACTCGCTAGCAGCGCCTCCGGTAATTATCGGTATCCTGATAATTACCTCTCTGCTGGGGCTGTCGTTATATCTTTACCGCCGAAAAACCAGGACCGCACGATTGGCGGTATTCGGCATCTGCTGGTTTATTGCAGCACTTACCGTTGAGGCAGTTACCCCACTCTCTGACGTCATTAACGAACACCGGCTGTATCTCCCCACCGCAGGAGCGGCAATGACGGTAGCGTCAGTGCTAGTGTTACTGTCAAAGCGCTTCGCTGCCAAACCAGTAAACATGTTTCTCATGCTCATGGTCCTGGTATTGGGGGCGACAACCTGGAAGCGAAACCTTGTCTGGAGCGATGAACTGCTGCTCTGGAGTGACGCAGCTGCAAAAGCCCCTGGCAAGGCAAGACCGCACTATAACCTGGGAACAATCCTGAGCAAGCGGGGTTTTCCGGAAGCTGCCAGGCAGGAGTTCATGGCAGCGCTGGCCATTGAGCCGGGTCATGCACGGGCCAGATACAACCTTGGGGTAGTGAACGGGGGCAAAGGCGATTTAGAGAAAGCACGGAGAGATTATCAGGAGGCGATCCGGCTGGCCCCCTTGCTGGCAGAAGCACACAACAGCCTCGGGGTGCTGCTATCGCAGGAAGGCAGGCTTGACGAGGCAATGAAGTCATATCGAGAGGCGCTCAGGATCAACCCTGCATTTGCGGATGCCCGCAACAACCTTGGGGCAGCGCTTGCCGCCAAAGGGAAGCTTGACGCCGCACTGCAGGAGTTCAGGGAAGCAGTGCGCAGTGATCCGCAAAACCGCCCTTACCGGGAAAATCTGGAGCGGGCGCTGGAGATCAAGCACTCGCCATAG
- a CDS encoding peptidylprolyl isomerase, whose translation MTESANPRVLMETSMGNVTIELFKDKAPISVKNFLSYVNDGYYDGLTFHRVIPTFMIQGGGMDAELQPKKTKFAIKNEANNGLKNKRGTLAMARTSIVDSATSQFFINVVDNAFLDYKGKRPEDFGYAVFAEVVEGMDVVDAIKGVKTCSKGGHSDVPVEPVFINSIKTIE comes from the coding sequence ATGACCGAATCGGCAAACCCTCGCGTTCTGATGGAGACATCCATGGGCAACGTCACTATTGAGCTTTTCAAAGACAAGGCCCCTATAAGCGTCAAAAACTTCCTTTCCTACGTCAATGACGGCTATTATGATGGTCTTACCTTTCACCGGGTAATCCCGACCTTCATGATCCAGGGTGGAGGAATGGACGCTGAACTCCAGCCGAAAAAAACCAAATTCGCCATCAAGAACGAGGCAAACAACGGCCTGAAAAACAAACGCGGCACCCTGGCCATGGCCAGAACTTCAATAGTTGACAGCGCCACCTCGCAGTTTTTCATTAATGTCGTTGACAATGCGTTTCTTGACTACAAGGGAAAGCGCCCCGAAGACTTCGGCTACGCCGTTTTCGCCGAAGTAGTTGAAGGGATGGATGTCGTAGACGCCATCAAAGGGGTCAAGACCTGCTCGAAGGGCGGTCACAGCGATGTGCCGGTTGAACCGGTATTCATCAACTCAATCAAGACCATTGAGTAG